From the Ostrinia nubilalis chromosome 8, ilOstNubi1.1, whole genome shotgun sequence genome, one window contains:
- the LOC135073706 gene encoding tubulin alpha-1 chain isoform X1 has protein sequence MERLSVDYGKKSKLEFSIYPAPQVSTAVVEPYNSILTTHTTLEHSDCAFMVDNEAIYDICRRNLDIERPTYTNLNRLIGQIVSSITASLRFDGALNVDLTEFQTNLVPYPRIHFPLATYAPVISAEKAYHEQLTVAEITNACFEPANQMVKCDPRHGKYMACCMLYRGDVVPKDVNAAIATIKTKRTIQFVDWCPTGFKVGINYQPPTVVPGGDLAKVQRAVCMLSNTTAIAEAWARLDHKFDLMYAKRAFVHWYVGEGMEEGEFSEAREDLAALEKDYEEVGVDSTEGELDEENEY, from the exons ATGGAGCGCCTGTCCGTGGACTACGGCAAGAAGTCAAAGCTCGAGTTCTCCATCTACCCCGCACCACAG GTGTCAACAGCGGTGGTGGAGCCGTACAACTCGATCCTGACCACGCACACGACCCTGGAGCACTCGGACTGCGCCTTCATGGTGGACAACGAAGCCATCTATGACATCTGCCGCCGCAACCTCGACATCGAGCGCCCGACTTACACCAACCTCAACCGGCTTATTGGACAG ATCGTATCCTCCATCACAGCCTCGCTGCGCTTCGACGGCGCTCTCAATGTGGACCTAACAGAGTTCCAGACCAACTTGGTGCCGTACCCGCGCATCCACTTCCCGCTGGCTACATACGCGCCAGTCATCTCGGCCGAGAAGGCCTACCACGAGCAGCTGACGGTCGCTGAGATCACCAACGCCTGCTTCGAGCCCGCTAACCAG ATGGTGAAATGCGACCCGCGCCACGGAAAATACATGGCTTGCTGCATGTTGTACAG AGGCGACGTAGTGCCCAAGGACGTGAACGCAGCCATCGCGACCATCAAGACGAAGCGCACCATCCAATTCGTGGACTGGTGCCCGACCGGCTTCAAGGTGGGCATCAACTACCAGCCGCCCACCGTGGTGCCGGGCGGCGACCTGGCCAAGGTGCAGCGCGCCGTCTGCATGCTGTCCAATACCACCGCCATCGCCGAAGCCTGGGCTAG ACTGGACCACAAATTCGACCTGATGTACGCAAAGCGTGCCTTCGTCCACTGGTACGTGGGCGAGGGTATGGAGGAGGGAGAATTCTCGGAGGCCCGTGAGGACCTGGCAGCTCTGGAGAAGGACTACGAGGAGGTCGGCGTCGACTCCACGGAGGGAGAACTAGATGAGGAGAACGAGTACTAA
- the LOC135073706 gene encoding tubulin alpha-1A chain isoform X2 gives MRECISVHIGQAGVQIGNACWELYCLEHGIQPDGQMPSDKTLGGGDDSFNTFFSETGAGKHVPRAVFVDLEPTVVDEVRTGTYRQLFHPEQLITGKEDAANNYARGHYTIGKEIVDVVLDRIRKLADQCTGLQGFLVFHSFGGGTGSGFTSLLMERLSVDYGKKSKLEFSIYPAPQVSTAVVEPYNSILTTHTTLEHSDCAFMVDNEAIYDICRRNLDIERPTYTNLNRLIGQIVSSITASLRFDGALNVDLTEFQTNLVPYPRIHFPLATYAPVISAEKAYHEQLTVAEITNACFEPANQMVKCDPRHGKYMACCMLYRGDVVPKDVNAAIATIKTKRTIQFVDWCPTGFKVGINYQPPTVVPGGDLAKVQRAVCMLSNTTAIAEAWARLDHKFDLMYAKRAFVHWYVGEGMEEGEFSEAREDLAALEKDYEEVGVDSTEGELDEENEY, from the exons AGGGAATGCATCTCAGTTCACATCGGCCAAGCTGGCGTTCAGATCGGCAATGCCTGCTGGGAGCTCTACTGTTTGGAGCACGGTATCCAGCCTGATGGACAGATGCCCTCGGACAAGACCCTGGGCGGAGGAGACGACTCCTTCAATACTTTCTTCAGCGAAACCGGAGCTGGGAAACACGTGCCGAGAGCCGTGTTTGTTGATTTAGAACCTACTGTTGTGG ACGAGGTCCGAACCGGCACGTACCGGCAGCTGTTTCACCCAGAACAGCTTATCACTGGCAAGGAGGACGCGGCCAACAACTATGCGCGCGGCCACTACACCATCGGCAAGGAGATCGTGGACGTCGTGCTGGACCGCATCAGGAAGCTGGCCGACCAGTGCACCGGCCTGCAG GGCTTCCTGGTGTTCCACTCGTTCGGAGGCGGCACCGGCTCCGGCTTCACGTCGCTGCTGATGGAGCGCCTGTCCGTGGACTACGGCAAGAAGTCAAAGCTCGAGTTCTCCATCTACCCCGCACCACAG GTGTCAACAGCGGTGGTGGAGCCGTACAACTCGATCCTGACCACGCACACGACCCTGGAGCACTCGGACTGCGCCTTCATGGTGGACAACGAAGCCATCTATGACATCTGCCGCCGCAACCTCGACATCGAGCGCCCGACTTACACCAACCTCAACCGGCTTATTGGACAG ATCGTATCCTCCATCACAGCCTCGCTGCGCTTCGACGGCGCTCTCAATGTGGACCTAACAGAGTTCCAGACCAACTTGGTGCCGTACCCGCGCATCCACTTCCCGCTGGCTACATACGCGCCAGTCATCTCGGCCGAGAAGGCCTACCACGAGCAGCTGACGGTCGCTGAGATCACCAACGCCTGCTTCGAGCCCGCTAACCAG ATGGTGAAATGCGACCCGCGCCACGGAAAATACATGGCTTGCTGCATGTTGTACAG AGGCGACGTAGTGCCCAAGGACGTGAACGCAGCCATCGCGACCATCAAGACGAAGCGCACCATCCAATTCGTGGACTGGTGCCCGACCGGCTTCAAGGTGGGCATCAACTACCAGCCGCCCACCGTGGTGCCGGGCGGCGACCTGGCCAAGGTGCAGCGCGCCGTCTGCATGCTGTCCAATACCACCGCCATCGCCGAAGCCTGGGCTAG ACTGGACCACAAATTCGACCTGATGTACGCAAAGCGTGCCTTCGTCCACTGGTACGTGGGCGAGGGTATGGAGGAGGGAGAATTCTCGGAGGCCCGTGAGGACCTGGCAGCTCTGGAGAAGGACTACGAGGAGGTCGGCGTCGACTCCACGGAGGGAGAACTAGATGAGGAGAACGAGTACTAA